The region AGAGTAATCTCTGCGGCAACTATCTCGCGTCCACGGCGGACCTTGTGCTTGGTTACCACCTCCTGGCTAACGAGCGCCAGTGTGCCAATGAGGGTCTCTCCGACATAGATATCGAGTGTATGGCCGGACTCAGCATAGGCGGCACCCTCTCCCTTGCGGTAGGTGGGCTCTGGCAATGAGAGTATGGTGCAAAGACGCTCCAGTGTTCCTTTGAGCTTGCGAATAGCCTGCTCTGCGGTTCCTCCCGTACGGACGAGAAGGGTGAGGGTCTCCTTCTCTTCGTGGGGCGGAAGGAAGGTCTTTCCAATCTCAAAGAGCTGCAACTCAGCCTGGTCGTTATTCACCGTGCCGCAGTCATTCAGCATGCCTACAACGTGGCTTGGCGACAGGTAGGCAGTCTCAGCCGACAGGGGGTTGGGTAGGGCAAGTGCTCCTTCAGGCTTAAAACCTGATTTTTCCAGGGCTTGTGCTGAACAGAATGTAATGTGGAGGGTTTCGCGGTACTGGGCAGCTGCTAGTGCGTGCCGGATAAGGCGCTTTGTCTGGACACTTACGTTCCGGGCAGGAGGTTTTACGGCACCAATAGGAAGCGTATAGGGCAACCGGTCATAACCCCAAATGCGAATGAGTTCTTCAATAACATCCTCAGCCTGGGTTACGTCGCGGCGCCAACTTGGCGGGACGGTGTCAAAGCCTGACTTGGTGAAGGATGGTAACTGGAACCCAAGTTTAATAAGAATGGACTTGCAGTCTGCGGCAGAGATCCGTACGCCCAAGAGTTGGTGGATACGGTCAAAGCTAACGTGGATGCGTGGACGGGGTGAAGAATGGACGCAGGAGTCCACCATTTTACTGGCCACTTTAGCGCCGGCAAGCTCTTGGAGAAGATAGACCGCACGTTTCAGGGCGGTAATGGTAAGTTCGGTATCCAGGCCCTTCTCAAAACGAAGGCTTGCTTCACTCCTCAGTCCTAGGCGGCGGGAGGTCTTGCGGATGCGGGCAGGATTGAAGGTGGCTGCCTCAAGGAGGATGCGGGTAGTGGTTGGTTCAATGCTAAAGCCTGAGCCACCCATAATTCCCGCCAGGCCAATAGGTTCATCCTTCCCATTCACAATAACAATGTCGCCTTCAGCTAGGTCACGCGTAGTATCGTCTAGAATGGCGAGTTTCTCCCCGGTAAGGGCAGAGCGCGCACCAATCGTGCAGGTGCCCTCGCTGTTCATGAGGGTATCGGCATCAAAGGCGTGAAGGGGCTGTCCAACTTCAAGCATGACGTAGTTGGTGATATCCACCACCACGTTAATAGGGCGAATGCCACAGCGGAGGAGGCGCGACTGCATCCACCAAGGAGACGGTTTAACCTGGACATCTTCTAAGGCAATGGCAGAGTAGCGGAAGCAATCCTTATGGTGGCTAAGGCGGAGGTTAATTGCGATGCTCTGGGGACGGCGCATATCAATTGAGGCAATAGAAACCTCCCCGAGGCGACGGCGCTCAAAGGTGGCAACTTCCCGGGCAAGCCCAGCATGGGAGAGAAGGTCTGGCCGGTTCGGAGTGATCTCCAGGTCAATTACGGCATCATCCTCAAAAAGGGCTTTACTGGCTGATGTGCCTGGCTTTACAGGTTCATCAAACACAAAGATACCTTCTGAAGGGAGGGGTACCCCAATCTCCTCGAGCGCACAAAGCATTCCCTCGGAGCGGACGCCGCGAAGCTCTGCCTCCTTAATAGTGAGGGGCTCGCCCGTGGTGGGCTGTAGTGTGGCGCCTGGAAGTGCCACAATCACATGCTGGCCCTCTTCCAAGTTCTTAGCGCCACATACGATGGTCTGCTTTGCCGTGCCTACATCTACAGTGGCTACTCGCAGGCGGTCAGCGTTTGGGTGCTGCTTTACCTTGAGTACTTTGCCTACTACAACATTGTCCAACTTGGTGGACCAGTCAGTAAGTCCCTCGGCTTCAGAGGAGGTCATGCGGAACTTCTCCCCTAACTCAAAGGCAGGAGTGGTTGTGGCAACAAATTCACGCAGCCAAGCTAAGGAGAGGTTCATGGTTTGGGGAATTGATCGAGGAACTGGGCGCTGTTTGAGAACAGGAGCCGGAGGTCTGGAATATGGTGGCGGACCATGAGCGGGCGCTCAAGCGACATGCCAAATGCCCAACCTTGGTAAATCTTGGGATTAATGCCCGCGCGGCGGAGAACATCGGGATGGATCATGCCGCAGCCTCCCATTTCCAACCAGCCGGCGTGCTTTCCTTGAGTGCCAGAGGCACCCTTCCAGCGGATATCTAACTCGGCAGAGGGTTCTGTAAAAGGAAAGTGGTGAGGACGGAAGCGGGTTTCAACATTATCGCCAAAGAGACGCTTCACAAAGTAGTCCAAGATCCCCTTAAGGTCTGCAAAGGTGGTTTGGGTATCAACCATGACAGCATCTATCTGGTGAAACATGGCAGAGTGAGTCTGGTCTGATTCCCGGCGGTAGGTTTTACCGGGCATGACAATGCGGATTGGCAGGTCGCCTTTGGCGAAACGCTTCTTCATCTCCCCTACCTGAATGGCAGTAGTTTGGGTGCGAAGGAGTAGGTCGTCCTTTAAGAAGAAAGAATCATGGCCGTCGCGGGCCGGATGGTGGATCCCAAGGTTGAGGGATTCAAAGTTCTCTTCATCTGTCACAATCTCTGGACCTTCAACCACCTCAAAGGAAAGTTCGCGGAAGATATCTTCCATCTCCTCCATGATGGCGGAAATGGGGTGGATGGTGCCTGCGGAAAGCTGCTCTGCAGGTACGGACATGTCTACCAATCGCTCAATCACCTTCTTTTCAGTGAGTACTTGGGTGAGTTCCTGCTTAAGGGCATTTACTGCGCTTCCAAAAGCCACCTTTTCTTCTGTGGGCAGGCTTGGGATGAGCTTCATGAGCTCTGCAACCTTCCCCTTCCTTCCTAGGTACGCAAAATGCACCTGCTCGCGCGCAGGTGGAGTAGCAGCCTGTTTCCAGGCTTCAAGTGCCTCAGACCGGATGGTCTCTAAGGCTTTGTTATGATTCGCGGTCATAGGAAAGGGTGGCGTGGGGCTTTTTGTCAGCTTGGAAGAAAAATTCAATCAGGATAGCGGCGACAATGAGTGGGATGACATCCCAGAACTGAAAGATACCCAGGGTGTTAAAGAAGAAGCTTAAGATAATGACGAGACAGAGTAACCCGGCCTGTCGCAATGATGTCCACAAGGAGGGATGACTAGCTCGGTGGCTCCGGACAAACCGGATGCCCTGCCAGAGAAAACCTAGAACAATGGTGGACGTGCAGTAGAGGCTTATGAAAAAGAGCCAAAGCTCTGCCGGTGTTGCTTTGTAGGGCGACAGCGTCAAGACGATGGAGGTAAGCTCTGCACTACTGATAATGCCTAAAGCTAACAAGAAAAAGAGTGCAATTCGGGTGCGCATAGCACCTTTACGATACCAGAAGGGAGCCTAGTTGGGGAGTGTACCCAAGGTGGTTTCCTCATCTGGGCGCTGATCTAGCGTAAATGAGATAAACGGAAGCTTGAACCGGGTAAGGGTAACTACAAGGCGATGCTGGTAGTGCCTGGTTCCCTTCTGCAGTTTCTTGAAAACTCCCTCAGGGTCATTCCCAAGAATGCGCACCCACACAGTGGCATAGCGCAAGTTGTGGGATAGGGTTACGCCAGTAATGACAACAAAAGATCCGGGATAGTCGCGCGCAGTCCATGCGGCGAGGTTGTCCCGGATCTCATCTGCCAACCGTGCACCTTTGATGTGCGTGTCAGCCATTGAGCTGTATGCTTAACGCTTGGACCACTGTGGACGACGGCGAGCGCCCTTCAAACCTGGTTTCTTACGCTCTTTTTCACGAGGGTCACGGGTAAGGTAACCAGCCTTGCGGAGGGTTGTCTTGTATTCCTCGTCCATCACAACGATGGCGCGGGCAATACCATGACGAATAGCCTCTTCTTGGCCGGCAGTACCGCCACCGTGCACCTTTACGGAAAGGTCGGCGCCAGAAAGGCCCACGAGGGTAAGTGGAGCAAGGAAGCCTTTGCCTTCAGAGACAACGACTTTCTCGTTAATAGTTACCTTGCCATTACCCTGAGGGTAAAGGCGCACCTGAGCTACGGCCGTCTTACGGCGTCCAGTAGCGTAGTGATAAGCAAGTTTCTTTTCGGCCATGCTTAGTTTCCTTTCTGCAAGTGAGCCACATTCCCCATGTGTGGGTGTTCAGCGCCTGCGTAAACGTGGAGACGCTTGAGCCATTCGCCTTGGAGCTTGTTCTTAGGAAGCATGCCCTTAACGGCGAACTCAATGATTTTAGCAGGATCGTTGATCATAAGATCCTTAGCATACTCAGTCTTGATTCCACCTGGGTGGAAAGAGTGATGGTAGTACGCTTTGGCGTTGATTTTGTTTCCCGTTAGGACAATCTTGGCAGCGTTGATGATGACAACGTGATCGCCACAGTCCATATGGGTTACAAAAGAAGTCTTACCTTTTCCACGGAGAAGGTTAGCTGCTTCTGTGCAGAAGCGTCCCAGTACCTTGCCCTCGGCATCAATGAAGTGCCAGGCTGGTTCGTGTTTGCGAATGGAAGATACTTTCATGGGTTAGGCCTCCTCAGTGTTAGCCTTCTTATTCTTGCGTACAGCAACGTTTGTCTTGGTCTCGGCTGCAATTACTTCCTCAAGAGGAGTAAGGAGAAGCTCGAGCTGCGCCATAGCTGCGCCATCGCCTGGGCGTGGAGCAAGCTTAGTGATGCGGACAAAGCCACTTGTACGGGTACCCCAGCGCTGGGAAAAGTCTTCGAAAAGCTTTGTAACAGCGTTGGCGTCGAAAAGGAGTGCCTTGGCCTGACGGCGGGCAGCAATTGATCCAGAACGGGCCTGGTTCAGTACGCGCTCTGCCATTGGAAGGGCAGCCTTGGCTTTAGCCTCGGTTGTGCGTACCTTTTCGTAGAGAACCAAACTCGACACAATGTTGCGCAGTGTGCGGTCCCGGTTCTCAGATTTTCGCCCTAGTTTTGATGTGTTCATGTGGTATTAGGAAACGCGGGACAGAACCGCCTTTACCTCTTCTACGCCCTTTGCGCCAAGTCCCTTAATGCTCTCGAGTTTGATGTCGGAGAGACGCTTAAGGCCGGAGAGGGTCTTGTACCCTGCTGCGGTGAGCGCGTGAACGGTGCGGCTTGAAAGGCCAGCATCTTCAATCTTTGTCTTTGGGTCAAGGTTGTGAAGAATCATGAAACCGTCTTCTTCAACGATGATTTGCTCGTGCTGCTCTGTTGGAGTAGCGGCGGCCAATTCTGCGTCGCTCATGCCAGCAATAGACTGGTATTGCTGAGTGAGGATAGCAGCTGACTGCTTAAGAGCCTCGGAAGGCATAATGCTGCCGTCGGTCTGGATGTCCAGGAGAAGCTTGTCGAAGTTGGTCATCTGACCTACACGGGTGTTTTCGACGCGGTAGGAAACGGAAAGTACTGGTGAAAAGATACTATCGATGTAAATCTTGCCAACAGTTTTCTCGCGCTCAGTCTTCTTCTCAATGGCTTCATACCCACGGCCGTGCTTTACACCAATCCGCATGGTGACATCTGCACCCTTATCGAGGGTAGCAATGTGGAGTTCTGGGTTTACGACACGGCAGTCACTGTTAGCGCCAAAGTCGGCACCAGTGATGGTCTTACCACCCTTGGCTGTAAGAGTGAGTTCGGCAAAATCGCCTTCAAGCTTAAAGCGGAGCTGCTTCAGGTTAAGAATAATCTGAACAACATCTTCCTTAACGTGAGGGATGGTAGAGAACTCGTGCTGGACGCCATCGATTTCGACGTAATCTACAGCAGAGCCTTCCAAAGATGAGAGAAGGACGCGGCGAAGTGCATTGCCAAGAGTTGAGGCGTAGCCCGGGAAGAGCGGCTCAACAGCAAAGCTGCCCTTGTGCTCCGTCTCCAAAATAGTGGAGGTAATTGGGAGGTTGATCTGTTCCATGGGGTCGGACTTCTTTATGAAGAGAGTACTCCGCGTTAGCGAGAGTAGAACTCCACGATAAGCTGTTCGTTAATAATCGATGGGATTTGTTCTCGCACAGGCATGTCGAGGACTGTAACCTCGTTCTTGCTTGATTTGAGCCAGTTTGGGATGTCGACACTCTGTCCGCGCTCGTCTTCAACGAGTTTGGCCAGTTTGGCATCGACGGACACTACCATACCTGGAAGTACGCGGAAGGAAGGGATGGAAACGCGCTTACCGTTAACAAGGACGTGTCCGTGGTTTACGAACTGACGTGCTTGGTTCTGGGTCATGGCAAAGCCACCTCGGTACAGTACTGTGTCGAGACGGGTCTCGAGAAGCTGCATGAGGGTAAGGCCGATGTTCTGGGACTTGGCGGCAAGCTCGTAGTACTTGCGGAACTGACGCTCAAGGATGC is a window of Verrucomicrobiia bacterium DNA encoding:
- the pheT gene encoding phenylalanine--tRNA ligase subunit beta, with protein sequence MNLSLAWLREFVATTTPAFELGEKFRMTSSEAEGLTDWSTKLDNVVVGKVLKVKQHPNADRLRVATVDVGTAKQTIVCGAKNLEEGQHVIVALPGATLQPTTGEPLTIKEAELRGVRSEGMLCALEEIGVPLPSEGIFVFDEPVKPGTSASKALFEDDAVIDLEITPNRPDLLSHAGLAREVATFERRRLGEVSIASIDMRRPQSIAINLRLSHHKDCFRYSAIALEDVQVKPSPWWMQSRLLRCGIRPINVVVDITNYVMLEVGQPLHAFDADTLMNSEGTCTIGARSALTGEKLAILDDTTRDLAEGDIVIVNGKDEPIGLAGIMGGSGFSIEPTTTRILLEAATFNPARIRKTSRRLGLRSEASLRFEKGLDTELTITALKRAVYLLQELAGAKVASKMVDSCVHSSPRPRIHVSFDRIHQLLGVRISAADCKSILIKLGFQLPSFTKSGFDTVPPSWRRDVTQAEDVIEELIRIWGYDRLPYTLPIGAVKPPARNVSVQTKRLIRHALAAAQYRETLHITFCSAQALEKSGFKPEGALALPNPLSAETAYLSPSHVVGMLNDCGTVNNDQAELQLFEIGKTFLPPHEEKETLTLLVRTGGTAEQAIRKLKGTLERLCTILSLPEPTYRKGEGAAYAESGHTLDIYVGETLIGTLALVSQEVVTKHKVRRGREIVAAEITLDTLLSLPQESQFYVPMPQYPVSVRDLTVTISPVATFDALLDTIRTTVDPDIVRDWHIADIFTGKSLKEGHKAVTLRLTYNASSRTLSDEEIKVHHTRLEQALQPFTLS
- the pheS gene encoding phenylalanine--tRNA ligase subunit alpha, encoding MTANHNKALETIRSEALEAWKQAATPPAREQVHFAYLGRKGKVAELMKLIPSLPTEEKVAFGSAVNALKQELTQVLTEKKVIERLVDMSVPAEQLSAGTIHPISAIMEEMEDIFRELSFEVVEGPEIVTDEENFESLNLGIHHPARDGHDSFFLKDDLLLRTQTTAIQVGEMKKRFAKGDLPIRIVMPGKTYRRESDQTHSAMFHQIDAVMVDTQTTFADLKGILDYFVKRLFGDNVETRFRPHHFPFTEPSAELDIRWKGASGTQGKHAGWLEMGGCGMIHPDVLRRAGINPKIYQGWAFGMSLERPLMVRHHIPDLRLLFSNSAQFLDQFPKP
- a CDS encoding ribosome-binding factor A, with translation MADTHIKGARLADEIRDNLAAWTARDYPGSFVVITGVTLSHNLRYATVWVRILGNDPEGVFKKLQKGTRHYQHRLVVTLTRFKLPFISFTLDQRPDEETTLGTLPN
- the rpsI gene encoding 30S ribosomal protein S9 gives rise to the protein MAEKKLAYHYATGRRKTAVAQVRLYPQGNGKVTINEKVVVSEGKGFLAPLTLVGLSGADLSVKVHGGGTAGQEEAIRHGIARAIVVMDEEYKTTLRKAGYLTRDPREKERKKPGLKGARRRPQWSKR
- the rplM gene encoding 50S ribosomal protein L13 — translated: MKVSSIRKHEPAWHFIDAEGKVLGRFCTEAANLLRGKGKTSFVTHMDCGDHVVIINAAKIVLTGNKINAKAYYHHSFHPGGIKTEYAKDLMINDPAKIIEFAVKGMLPKNKLQGEWLKRLHVYAGAEHPHMGNVAHLQKGN
- the rplQ gene encoding 50S ribosomal protein L17, with product MNTSKLGRKSENRDRTLRNIVSSLVLYEKVRTTEAKAKAALPMAERVLNQARSGSIAARRQAKALLFDANAVTKLFEDFSQRWGTRTSGFVRITKLAPRPGDGAAMAQLELLLTPLEEVIAAETKTNVAVRKNKKANTEEA
- a CDS encoding DNA-directed RNA polymerase subunit alpha — translated: MEQINLPITSTILETEHKGSFAVEPLFPGYASTLGNALRRVLLSSLEGSAVDYVEIDGVQHEFSTIPHVKEDVVQIILNLKQLRFKLEGDFAELTLTAKGGKTITGADFGANSDCRVVNPELHIATLDKGADVTMRIGVKHGRGYEAIEKKTEREKTVGKIYIDSIFSPVLSVSYRVENTRVGQMTNFDKLLLDIQTDGSIMPSEALKQSAAILTQQYQSIAGMSDAELAAATPTEQHEQIIVEEDGFMILHNLDPKTKIEDAGLSSRTVHALTAAGYKTLSGLKRLSDIKLESIKGLGAKGVEEVKAVLSRVS
- the rpsD gene encoding 30S ribosomal protein S4, whose protein sequence is MARYIGPKLKISRRFGVKLGLRTNEEGFTRRPYKPGQHGPTARRSRPSEYNLQLMEKQKAKFIYGILERQFRKYYELAAKSQNIGLTLMQLLETRLDTVLYRGGFAMTQNQARQFVNHGHVLVNGKRVSIPSFRVLPGMVVSVDAKLAKLVEDERGQSVDIPNWLKSSKNEVTVLDMPVREQIPSIINEQLIVEFYSR